Part of the Paludisphaera borealis genome, TGAGGGGGATTCGATCGCCGCGGTACTTTTCGAAGTCCAAGCCTATGACGCCCACCCCTCATCCGGCCTTCGGCCACCTTCTCCCGCAGCGGGAGAAGGCATGCTCGCTCCGGCCTGTTTTGATGGACGCCTGAAATCCGGAGCCCGCGCGTCCTGTTCCGCGCCGATTGTGCCAGAGGGGGGGCGTCCTGTCAAATTCACCGCGGAAGCTCCAGAATGTGCGGAAGGACCGCCTCGGCGATCTGGGCGTTGCCGGCCTCGGTGGTGTGGCAATAGTCGATGAAGACCAGGTCGTCGGCCTCGCGGAAAACGTCGCTCAGGTCCACGAAATCGCGCCGGGCTCTTAGGTCGGCCGCGTTCTGGATCACGCGGGCGACCTCGGCGAAGATCGGCGCGGTCCAGGCGTACTTGGCGGCTTCCTCCTGCTCGAACGGGACCGGCTTCGCCTTCGAGAACACGACCGGCTGCCAGACGAACAGCGGGCGAAAGCCGTACTCCTTGGCGAGAGCGTCGACGATCGCGATATTGGCGCGGTAGCCGTCGACGACGCCCCGGGCGAGCACGGCGGGATCTGCGGTCGCGAGAGCGGGGTGGGCGGTCGCCGGCGCGCCGAGGAACCGGCGGCCGATCGATTCGGCGAGGCGTTCCAGGGCCGAATCGGCGACCAGCCGACCGATCAGCGCGGCGGTCAGCCGGCCGGGGGACTGGAGCAGGTTGAATTCGCGGACCCGGTTGACCTCGTTGGTCGTCAGGGTCGGCTTTCCGGCAAGCAAGGCCGAGGTCGTGTCGTTGACGCCGTCGTAGAACAGGACGACGTCGGGCCGATAGCCCTCCTGAAGCTCGCGGACGAGGGCGACCAGCTCCTGCGTGTTGACATAACCAATCTCCGATAAGTTACGAATCTCGGCCGCGACGCCGCGCTCGTCGAGCGACCGGGCCAGCAGCGACGGGATCGTCTGGTCGTCGCGGGCGCCGTACCCCCAGAGC contains:
- a CDS encoding SGNH/GDSL hydrolase family protein, yielding MSRPLIQTIRRAAAALRTTWLLLGLTLLLLLALELGLRGVFQLKDRVAKPTVPDARVIRDGYAGAAWPIDHARELEALAARWEPYVYFRQQPFAGKTITIDDLGRRAVWRPPVSDSGRPPVKILMLGGSSLWGYGARDDQTIPSLLARSLDERGVAAEIRNLSEIGYVNTQELVALVRELQEGYRPDVVLFYDGVNDTTSALLAGKPTLTTNEVNRVREFNLLQSPGRLTAALIGRLVADSALERLAESIGRRFLGAPATAHPALATADPAVLARGVVDGYRANIAIVDALAKEYGFRPLFVWQPVVFSKAKPVPFEQEEAAKYAWTAPIFAEVARVIQNAADLRARRDFVDLSDVFREADDLVFIDYCHTTEAGNAQIAEAVLPHILELPR